From the genome of Thermoanaerobacterales bacterium:
CAGCCGGGGCGCCAGGCCAGACCGCGCCGCCCGGCGAAAGCGTCCAATCCCCGCACGACCGGCGGACCGATATAGAGGATGCCCCAGGTGGCGGCGAAGGAAAGCTGGAAGCCGGGGTCGTAAAGCGCCAGGGGATTGGCGAGAAGGATGATCAGGGCGGCGCCGGCCAGCGCGGTGGGCCAGTCGTACTTTCTCCCCAGTTGGTGAGCGAACAGGAGCATTACGGCCATCACGCCCGCGCGGACCACGGCCGGCTTGGCCCCTACCATTACGGTGTAAAGGGCCAGGCCCGCCACCGAGATGATCAGTATTACACCGGGCCGCAGGCGCAAGGCCGTCCCGGCGAAAAGAATCAACCCGGCCAGGAAGCCGACGTGCAGGCCGCTGACGCTTAAGATGTGCACTACCCCGGTGGCTGTAAAGGCCTCTTCGAGCCCCTCGTCGATCGCCCCCCGGGTGCCGAAGACGATGCCGGCCACAACCGCGGCGCGCCGCTCGCCGAGCCCCTCGGCCAACCCCTGCTGCAGGCGGGCCTTCAACGCCAGCAGACGGGAGACCATGCCGCTGCCGTAACCGGGTTCCAGGCGGGTGAGGGCGTCACCTTTCGCGACCAGCAGGAGGCCGATCCCCTGGCGCTCCAGGTAGGCCCGGTAGTCGAAAGCACCGGGGTTGCCCGCGTCCTGCGGCAGGACGAGCCGTCCCCTGACGCGCACCAGGTCGCCGTACGCAACCCCTCCGGCGTCGCCTTCGACGCTTAAGAGCACGCGCCCCCGCGTGTCCTCGGCGCGCCCGCCGCTCGGGCCGACCTGCCGGGCTTCCAGAACGTAAAGCGTACGGTCCGGGCGCCAGTCGGGCTCGGCCGCCACGACGCCGGTCAGCTCCACATTCCGCCCGGCCCAGCCCGCCAGCGGCGTGTCCACCGCCGCCAGCGCCAGGCGCGCGGCCACCAGTCCGAGCAGTACGAACAGGGTATAAAGGAGAAGGCGGTTGCTGCGCCAGCCCCAGACGTAGGCGATGGCGGCAACGATGAGCGTGACCAGGAGGCTCCAGAGCCCGGCCCCCCCGGAGATGGGAAGATAACGGGCCAGGACGATGCCCCCCGCGAAAAGGAAAACCAGCAGGACCAGCGGCCGGCCCGCGCGTTCTTCGCCCATCAGTGCACCGTGACCCGGTCCCGCAGGTCAGCCAGCTTCTTCTCCCCGATACCCGGGACGTTTACCAGGTCTTCGACGGAGGCGAAGGGGCCGTTCTCCTGCCGGTACTGGATGATCCTCGCCGCCAGCGACGGCCCGATCCCCGGGAGCTGGTCAAGCGTGGCCGCGTCGGCGGTATTGATGTTGATCCTGCCCCCGGCCTGGGGGGAGGCGAAGGGGTTCGCCGCCGTCCCCGGCGGAGCGGTTCCCCCGGCCGGCAGGGGGCCCGCGCCCTGCGCCGCCGCTTTCAAGGGCACGAAGACTTTTTGCTGGTCCTCGAGCAGGGCGGCCAGGTTAAGGGCGTCCAGGTCGGCCTCGGCCAGCGGCTGCGCCTCCCTTAACGCGTCGTCGATACGGGCGCCCCGCGGCAGGCGGTAAAGCCCCGGCTTGCTCACCGCGCCGGCGACATGCACCACGACCTCGCCGGCCTCTTCCTCCCCCGCGGCGGCGTCCTTTTGCACAAGCGGAATCTTATCCGGCACCCGCAGCACCGCATACTTGTAGCCGAGCCCGAAGATGACGACGGCGGCCAGCACCAGCAGGGCCACCTGTTCCCGCCGGCCTAGCAAGGCTCTCACCACCACACTTAGCTCTCTTCGGCCTATTTCGCCTTTTTGCCCCCTTTTTCCTGCCGCGGATTATCCTTGGTCTGCAGCCAAATTGTGCCGTCGGTGTTCAGCATGGCGAGGAAGACCTCAGCCGGGCAGAGACCTCGTTCGTCCAGGTGACGCTGCAGCCACTCCCCGTTCAGGCCGGCCGCGGCCAGGTTCGCCCGCTGCACTTGCCCGTCGGCGATCAACACATAGGGGAACCACACCCGGTCCGCGCCCCCGGTCGGGATCACGCTGAGCCGGCCGGAGGTCTCCAGCACGCCGTGCGCCACCCGGCGCATGTCGGAAAACCCCTCCTGCCGGAGCTGCCCGAGGATCTCATCGATGTTGCACCGCGCCGCCCGCATCTCGTCGATCTTCAGCCGGCCGTCCTTGATGACCACCTGCGGCACCCCGCTCAGCAGGCGCCGCAGAAGTTCGGTCCGCAGGGCAAGGTAGGAGAAGCCGATTTCCAGCAGGACCAGCACCGCCAGGGGGAGCAGTCCCCGCCAGAGCGGTTCGCCCGGGGCCTCCAGGGGGTTCGCCGCCAGTTCGGCAATGATGATCGCCACCACGAAGTCGAAAGGCGATAAGTTCCCGATCTGGCGCTTGCCCATCACCCGCATCACAAACAGCAGCACCACGTAGACCAGGCAGGTGCGAAAGATGATCTCCGTGACGGTCATTGCGCCTTCCACTCCTCAGTGGTTTAGCCTCTCCACCGGCCCTTTGGGACAGTATTCTCCCCGGGCCGAGCGCGGCAAAAATTCGGAATTGACAGCCCAAAAGCCGTCCGATAGGATTAAGTTGACATGGTGCGCCACCGTCGTGTAGAGACGAAACGCACCAAAAAATCTAGGGGGAGGGGACTTGGGTGAGACGAGCGGTTTACGTATTGTTGGCGGCGCTCCTGGTTCTGGGGGCGGTCGCGGGGTGCGGCGGCGCAGAGGCGGAGCAGGTCAAGCTCGGCGTTATTCAGATCGTCGAGCACCCGGCACTGGACGCCGCTCGGAAGGGTTTCCTGGACGTGCTGGCGGAGAACGGTTACAAGGACGGCGAAAGGCTGGCCGTCGATTACCAGAACGCGCAGGGACAGCAGGACACCCTGCAGACCATCGCCAACAAGTTCATCCAGGACAAGAAGGACCTGATCCTGGCCATCGCCACCCCTTCGGCCCAGGCTATGGCCGACAAGACGAGTGACATCCCCATCCTTATCACCGCCGTCACCGACCCGGTGGCCGCCAAGCTGGTCAAGAGCATGGATAAGCCGGAAACCAACGTCACCGGCACCACCGATATGAACCCCATTAAAGAACAACTCCAGTTGATCAAAGACCTCGTCCCGACCGCCAAGAAGGTCGGCGTCATCTACAACTCCAGCGAAGTCAACTCCCAGGTACAGGTCAAGATCTGCAAGGAAGTCGCGCCGGAACTCGGCCTGGAGATCGTCGAGGCCCCGATCACCGCGAGCAACGAGGTGATGCAGGGCGCCCAGTCGCTTGTCGGACGGTGTGACGCCATCTACGTCCCGACCGATAACATGGTCGTGGCCGCCGTCGCCAGCGTCGTCAAGGTCGGCGAGGACAACAAGCTGCCCGTGTTCGCCGGCGAGGAGAACACCGTCACGAAGGGCGCCATCGGCACCTTCGGCATCGACTACTACAAGCTCGGTCGCCAGACCGGCGAGATGGCCGTCCGGGTGCTGAAGGGCGAAAAGCCGCAGGATATGCCGATCGAGAGCCAGAAGGAACTGACCCTGACCCTGAACCCGGGAGCCGCCGAGCGGATGGGCGTCACGATCCCTGAGGAAATGAAAGGCAAGGCGAAGCTGGTTCAGTAGTAAAATACGATCTCTCTATATGGAATCAGGTGAAGGGCATTGTCGTTGAGTATCTGGACGGGGGCCCTGGAGCAAGGATTACTCTGGGGCCCCATGATTCTGGGTGTCTATTTAACCTTCCGGGTCCTTAACTTCCCCGACCTCACGGTGGACGGAGCCTTCACCCTGGGAGCCGCGGTGAGCACCCGTTTAATCCTTATGGACTGCGACCCGTGGACGGCCACCCTGGTAGCCGTCCTGGCAGGCGCCCTGGCCGGTCTGATGACCGGCCTGATCCATACCCAGCTCAAGATCGATCCCCTGCTCTCCGGCATCCTCTCAATGATCGCCCTTTATTCCGTCAACCTGCGGGTAATGGGCGCGGCCAACCTTTCCCTGCTGCGCATCGATACCGTTTTTACGGATGTCGTCAGCCTGGTGACCCGTCCTTACGCAGCCCTTGCCCTCGGAGGCGCGGTATGCCTGGTACTGATCATCATCCTGTACCGCTTTCTCCAGACCGAGGTCGGCCTGGCCGTCCGCGCCACCGGAGACAACCCCCAGATGATCCGCAGCCTGGGCGTGAATACGAACCACACGAAGATCATCGGCCTTTCCCTCAGCAACGCCCTGGTAGCCGTTTCGGGGAGCCTCGTGGGCCAGTACCAGAGCTTCGCCGACGTCGGCATGGGCATCGGCATGATCGTCGTCGGTCTGGCCTCGGTGATCATCGGGGAGGTGCTGGTGCGCACCCCGACTCTCCTCCGTGCGCTGCTGGCGGCCCTGGTCGGTTCCATCGTCTATCGGGCCGTTATCGCCCTTGTCTTGCAGCTCGGCATGCCGCCTACGGACCTGAAGCTGCTCACGGCGGCCATCGTTACCATGGCCCTGGCCTTCCCCATCTTCCGGACCCGATTCCGCAGGCTGCCGCCGTTACCGGGAAGGGGGAGCCAGAGTGCTTGAGCTTATAAACGTTACCAAGGTCTTTCACCGGGGCGATATCAACGAAAAGGTAGCCATACGGAACCTTTCCCTCCACCTGGCCGCCGGTGAGGTCGTAACGGTGATCGGGAGCAACGGAGCCGGCAAGACCACCCTGCTGAACACGGTGGCCGGGGTCTTCCCCATCGATGAGGGGCAGATCCTGATCGAGGGGCGGGACATCACCCGCCATCCCGAGCACATCCGCGCGGCCTACATCGGGCGTGTCTTTCAGGACCCGAACCTGGGGACGGCGGCCTCAATGACCATAGAGGAGAATCTGGCCATGGCCCTGCGGCGCGGCCAGCCGCTGCGCCTGCGCCGCGGAACGGGCCGGCGGCGCCGGGAGCTGTTCCGCGAGCACCTGAAACTGCTCGGGCTGGGACTCGAGAACCGCCTGGCGACCAAGGTGGGGCTGCTTTCCGGCGGCCAGCGCCAGGCGCTGACGGTCCTGATGGCCACCATCGCCTCCCCCAAGCTCCTGCTTCTCGACGAACACACGGCGGCGCTCGACCCCAAGACGGCCGCCGTCGTCCTCGACCTGACGACCCAGATCATCGAGCGGGAGAGGCTGAGCACGCTCATGGTCACCCACAACATGGAGCAGGCCCTCACGGTCGGCACGCGGACGATCATGATGCACGAGGGCCGGATCATACTGGACATCAGCGGCCCTGAGAGGGAGCGCGTCAAGGTCCCCGACCTGCTCCAGATGTTTGAGGCAGCCAGCGGCAAGAAGCTGAACACGGACCGGCTGCTCCTGGCCCAGTAAAGCCTGTCGACAAACCGAGTCAAGCCGGCGTAACGGGCCGGCTTTCACATTTTTGCGCCTTAATCCGGGGAAAGGAATTCGGCGGATTGCCGCCGAATTACCATAGGATATGATCAGCATCAGGGGTTTAACGAAGATCTATCATACACCGGGCGGGGACATCGTTGCCATCGACAACCTGACCCTGCACGTGGCCGAGAGCCGGATCTTCGGCGTCGTCGGCTTTTCCGGGGCCGGGAAGTCGAGCCTGGTACGCTGTGTCAATATGCTGGAGCACCCCACCGCCGGGTCCATCGTCGTCGACGGGCGGGAGATCACCAGCCTGCGCGGGCCCGAACTCCGCGCCGCCCGGCGCAAGATCGGCATGATCTTTCAGCATTTTAACCTGCTGTCCTCGCGCACCGTCTTCGAAAACGTAGCCTTTCCCCTGGATATCGCCGGCGTCCCCCGCCGGGAGAGCACGCCCAAAGTCAACCAGCTGCTGGACCTCGTGGGGCTGGCCGACAAGGCCCGCGCCTACCCGTCCCAACTCTCCGGCGGCCAGAAGCAGCGGGTGGGCATCGCCCGCGCCCTGGCCAACGATCCCAAGGTTCTGCTCTGCGACGAGGCGACCTCGGCCCTGGACCCCTACACCACCCTTTCCATTTTAAAGCTCTTAAAGGACATCAACCGCTCCCTGAACCTGACCATCCTGCTGATCACCCACGAAATGAAGGTCGTCACGGAAATTTGTGACCACGTGGCCGTGATCGAAAACGGGCGGATCATCGAGCAGGGGCCGGTGCTGGAGGTCTTCCTCCACCCCCGCGCCCGGACGACCCGCAACTTCGTGGCCACCGTGCTCAATACCGGCCTGCCGGAGGAGATCCGGCGGCGCCTGCAGGAACGCGCCGGGCGGGGGGAGGACGGCACCCAGATCGTGCGCCTCTCCTTTGTCGGCGAGAGCGCCGGGGAGCCCGTCATCTCCCGCGTCATCCGGGAGTGCAACGTCGATGTCAACATCCTTTCCGGCAATATCGACCGCATCCAGGACACCCCCTTCGGCATACTCCTGGTCGAAATCCTCGGCGCGGCCGAGAGGCGGGCCGCCGCGCTCGATTTCCTGGCCGGAAGCGGCCTGACCGTCGAGGTGATCGACCATGTTTAGCAGCCTGGCCGGCCTGGGGCCCGAGATCTGGGCATCCACGTATGAAACGCTGTATATGACCTTCGTGTCGGTCCTCTTCGCCACCCTTATCGGCCTGCCCCTGGGGGTGATCCTGGTCATGACCGACCGGGGACATATTCTGGAAAACCGGACCGTAAACAGTGTCCTGGGCTGGGCCGTCAACATCGGCCGTTCCTTCCCCTTCATCATCCTGTTGGTGGCCATTATCCCGTTCACGAAGATGATCGTCGGCACCTTCATCGGGACCACGGGGGCCATCCCGCCCCTGGTCGTCGCCGCCGCCCCCTTCGTCGCACGGATCGTCGAAAGTTCCCTTAAGGAAGTCGAGTGGGGCGTCGTCGAAGCCGCCGTAGCGATGGGAGCCACACCCTGGCAGGTAGTCTCCAAGGTGTTGCTCCCGGAGGCCCTCCCGGGGCTGATTCTGGGAACGACCATTACCACCATCAATGTTCTGGGCTACACCGCGATGGCCGGTGTCGTGGGAGGAGGTGGACTGGGCGACCTGGCGATACGTTACGGTTTTCAGCGTTGGCGGCCCGACGTGATGCTGGTGACGGTGATCATCCTCATCGTGATGGTCCAGTTGCTGCAATCCGCGGGTGACTGGCTGGCCAGAAGGGTTGACAAGCGTAAACTTTAGCATTGGCAAAGGAGGCCGGATAAAGTTGAAAAAAGCTCTTGTTGTCCTATTGGCCCTGGCGTTGGTCATCGCCCTTGCCGCCGGCTGCGGGCAGTCGGCCAAGGAACAGCCCCAGGGGAGCGAACAGCCCCAGGTGGAGAAGAAGACCCTGGTAGTCGGCGCCACGCCGGTGCCGCACGGCGACATCCTGAACGTCGTCAAGCCCATCCTGGAGAAGGAAGGCATTACCCTGGAAATCAAGGAGTTCACCGACTACGTGACTCCGAACCTGGCCCTGGCCGACAAGCAGCTGGACGCCAACTACTTCCAGCACCTGCCCTACCTGGAGGAGTTCTGCAAGGACAAGGGCCTGGACCTGACCTACACCGCCAAGATCCATTTTGAGCCCATGGGCCTGTACTCCAAGAAGGTCAAGAAAGTGGACGAGTTCGCCGACGGGGCGACCATCGCCGTCCCGAACGACCCGACCAACGGCGGGCGCGCCCTGGTCGTCCTGGAGAAGGCCGGCCTCTTGAAGCTGAAGGAGGGCGTGGGCATCAAGGCCACGGTGCAGGACATCGTGGAGAAGAAGGTCAACGTCAAGGAGCTGGAGGCCGCCATGCTGCCCAAGGTCCTGGATGAGGTCGACGGTGCGGTGATCAACGGCAACTACGCCGTCCAGGCCGGCCTGAAGCCCAGCGACGCCCTGGTGGCTGAGGACGCCAAGTCGGAGGCCGCAGACACCTACGGCAACATCGTCGCCGTGCGCAAGGGCGACGAGAACCGCCCGGAGATCCAGGCTCTGACCAAGGCCCTGCAGTCGCCCGAGGTCAAGAAGTTCATCGAGGAGACCTACCAGGGAGCCGTCATCCCGACCTTCTAACCCCGGGTTGCGGCCACCTCCGGAACATGAAAAGAGAGAACCCTTTCCCGGGTTCTCTCTTTTGTGTTCAGCTTTGAGGCCTCACACCAGCCTGTTCCGGCAGGCGGTCGGATCCTCTCCGATATCGCAAACGTACAAGACTTCGCCGGCATCGGCCATAATCTCCTTGCCGGGGTGCATGCTTTCGGCCTTCCGCAACGCCTCGTCCAGGCTGTCCGCGCTTATCTCCTTACAGGCCCTGCCCGGCCCCTTTACCGCAAACCTGCGCATCGACATCACCTCCGAGGCTTATCCTTCCCAGGATGGCCGCCATACCTGCATCAGCAGCCGCCGTGATCTTTTCGTAAGACGGGGCTGATCTCGCCAACCCGGTGGATTATAATATGGACGAGGTGATATGCACATGTACTACCTGTTCGCGGACGAGCCCGAGGTCTGGCCCAATGTCGTACCCCTGGTGAAGGACCTGGCGCTCGCCCCCCGCGCCGGCACCGTCCTGGACGCTCCCCGGGCGACAATCATGAACGTCGGGATCCGGGTACGGACCACGGGCACCCTCAACGCCGTCCTCGAGGAATTCGACGGCGCGGACTGGATCGCCAGGGACCGGACGGAGTGCCTGGGAGGGGACACCCTCTGGCATCACCAACTCCGCCACCCGGAGTTCCGCCTCCGCCTGGAAAACCCCTCACCCGACGGCGAAGTTACGGTCTCCATCGACCTGAACATGCCCCAGCGCCCCGAACCTTAAATTTTAAGTTAGGGGTCAGGCACCTTACTTAAAATTTTTGCGTATGCACAAAAAGGGTCAAGCATCTTTCACAAGTTTTTAAGTTAAGTGCCTGACCCCGACGGCCTCGCCGAGATAGGCGCTGCGCACCTTATCGTTGGCCTGAACCTCGGCCGACGTGCCGGAAAGGATGATGCGGCCGGTCTCCAGGACATAGGCCCGGTTGGCGACCTGCAGGGCCATATAGGCGTTCTGCTCCACGAGCAGGATCGTCACGCCCTGCTGGTTGATGGTCTGGACGATGGCAAAAATCTCCTCGACCAGGATCGGGGAGAGGCCCATCGAAGGCTCGTCGAGGAGAAGCAGCTTCGGCTTCGCCATCAGGCCCCGGCCGATGGCCAGCATCTGCTGCTCGCCGCCCGAAAGGGTGCCCGCCAGCTGCCCCGCGCGCTCCTTCAAGCGCGGGAAACGCGAGAACACCTCATCCAGTGAAGCCGCAATCTCTCCCCGGTCCCGCCGGGTGAAGGCGCCCATCAGGAGGTTTTCCCGCACCGTCATGTCACCGATGATCTTCCGCCCCTCGGGGACTTGGATCAGCCCCATGGCGGTGATCCTGTGCGACGGTATGCGGGTGATGTTCACGCCCTGGAAGGTGACCTCCCCGCCCTTGGGCCGGATGAGGCCCGACACCGTCCGCAGAGTGGTGCTCTTGCCGGCGCCGTTGGCCCCGATGAGGGTCACGATCTCCCCCTGCTGGACATCGAAGGAAATCCCGTGCAAGGCCCGGATCGGACCGTAATAGACGTCAAGCCCTTTAACTTCCAGCATCAGGCGACCGCCCCCTTGCCCAGGTAGGCCTGCAGGACACGCGGGTCCTGACGAACCTCGGCCGGCAGGCCGGCGGCAATGACCTCGCCGAAATCCATGACCACTACCCGCTCGCAGACGTTCATTACCAGGCCCATCTGGTGTTCGATCAAAAGCACCGTAAGGTCGAACTTCTCCTTAATCCCCCTGACCAAGTCGACCAACTGGCGGACCTCAGCCGGATTCATCCCAGCCGCCGGCTCGTCGAGGAGCAGCAGGCGCGGCCGCCCGGCCAGGGCGCGCGCCATCTCGAGCCGCCGCTGCTGCCCGTAGGGCAGGCTGCCCGCCAGGTCCATCGCCCGCGCTTCGAGTCCCAGGATCGCCAGGAGGTCGTAAGCCTGGTCGGTGATCTCCCGCTCCTCCGCCCGGAACCGCGGCGTGCGTAACAGGGCGTCCAGGAGGCCGTAGCGCACATGCTGGTGGAAGGCCACCCGCACGTTATCCAGAACGGTGTTGCCCTTGAAAAGCCGGATATTCTGGAAGGTCCGGGCGATGCCCCGTTCGCAGATCTGGAAGGGACGTAATCCAACCAGGGACTCCCCCTGAAAGACGATGTCCCCGTCCGTCGGCCGGAAGTGGCCGGTGATCAGGTTGAACACCGTCGTCTTCCCCGCCCCGTTAGGCCCGATCAGGCCCACCACTTCCCCCGGTTCGAGGGTCAGGTTGAAGTTGTTGACCGCCCGTAGCCCGCCGAAGTTTATCCCAAGGTTAGAGGCTTCCAGCAGGGGCATTCCGTCGTTCCCTCCTCCCGATCTGCGGTACAATGAGGCCGATTTCCTTGCCGCCGAAGAGGCCCTGCCGGCGCACCAGGACGACCACGATAAGCAAAAGCGCATAGATCACGCCCCGGAAGTCCACGAACGCCTGGCCCAGGACAAACCGCAGGCCTTCCAGCAGGAACGCCCAGCCGATACCGGTCACCACTGTCCCGGTCAGGCTGCCCAACCCCCCGGCGACGACAATGATTAGGAAGTTGAAGGACTGCAAGAAATCAAAGGTCGTTGGATGCAGGAAGGGATAACGAAAGGCGTAGAGGGCCCCTGCCAGGCCGGCCAGGCTGCACCCCAAAACGAAAGACATCATCTTGTAGCGGGTGGGGTTGACCCCCACGGAGCTGGTTGCGATCTCGTCCTCGCGGATGGACGTGCAGGCCCTGCCGAACGTTGAATAAACGAAATTGCGGCATAGCAGAATGGACAACAGGAGAAACCCGAAGATCCATTCGAAGTCAGCCGTTTGCGGGATCCCGGTCATTCCCACCGCCCCGCCCAGCGAGGGAATCACCTTGTTAATGTTGTCCAGGACAACCTTGACAATGATCCCGAAGCCCAGGGTGGCGATGCCCAGGTAGTCCGACGTCAGGCGTAGGACCGGGAGACCGACAAGGTAAGCCACCAGGGCGGCGAAAAGCGTTCCCACGGCAAGCGCCAGCAGGAAAGCCGGTGTCCCGCCGCCCACCGTCTTGCCGATATAGCCGGCGGCATATGCCCCCAGGCCGAACCAGGCCGCGTGCCCGATGGAAAACTGGCCCGTGAATCCGTAGATCAGGCTCAGGCCCAGGGAGCCGATGGTCATAATTAACCCGAAGTCCAGAACCCGTTGCCAGTAGCTGTTCATCAACCCGGTCTGGACAAGGACCTTGACCAGTACATACACAGCGATAACCCCGACCAGCAACTTGAACCACTGGGTGGTTGATTTCGTCGCCATAGCTTACCTCCCCGCCCCCGCCTTAAACCTTCTCCGGTTCCGTACGGCCCAGAATACCGCACGGGCGGACCAGGAGCACAACGATCAGAATGACAAATACGATAGCGTCTCGCAGTTGGGACGAGATATAGGCCGCCGTCATAGTCTCCACCTGACCCATAATCAGCGCCCCGAGCACCGCGCCGGGGATGAGCCCGATTCCGCCCAGTACGGCGGCGGTGAAGGCTTTCAGGCCCGGCATAATGCCCATAAAGGGCTGGATCTGTGGGTAGGCGATAGCGTATAAAACACCACCCAGCGCCGCCATCGCAGAGCCGAGGGCGAAAGTAATCGAGATCGTGCGGTCGACATCCACGCCCATCAGGCGCGCGGCGTCGTGGTCATAGGAAACCGTACGCATGGCCGCCCCGACCCTGGTACGGAAAACAACATACTGCAGAAAAATGAGCATTGCCGCCACGGTAACCATTATGATCAGTTGCAGGTTGGTGACCGTAACCCCGCCCAAATGCCAGGTAACCGTCTGTATCGGCCGCTCAACCACCCGGTAGTCGGGGCCGAAGACAAAACGGAGGCTGCAAAAGTACTCCAGGAAGAAGGAAACACCGATGGCGCTGATCAATGCCATGATCCGCGGCGCGTAGCGCAACGGCCGGTATGCCAGGCGCTCGATCACCACCCCCAGGATGGCGCAGGTAAGCATTGAAAACAGGATGGCCACCGGCAAGGGCAGGCCCCAGTGCGCAAAACCGAAATAGCCCACAAAAGCCCCGACCATAAACACGTCGCCATGGGCAAAGTTAATAAGTTTAACGATGCCGTACACCATTGTATAGCCCAGGGCGATCAGGGCATAGACCAGGCCGAGCTGCAGGCCGTTAATGACCTGGTTCAGAAAGTAGTCCAATGGAGCGACCCCCTCGATGGAAAAAACATGACCGGGGGAGAGGACCGCGTCCTCTCCCCCCGATCATCCTGACATTTAGGGCTCAATGGTGGTGATGTACTTGTAGGTCTTATCCTTCTGTACCTGGAGAATAACGGCCGACTTCACCGGGTTGCCCTGCTCGTCGAAGGTGACCTTGCCGGAGACCACCGGGAAGTCCTTGATGTTCTGCATGGCTTCCTTGATCTTGGCCGGGTCGGTGGACTTGGCGTCCTCGATGGCCTTCAGCAGGAGCTTGGTGGCGTCGTAGGCCAGGGTGGCGAAGGAGTCCGGCTTCGAGCCGTACTTCTTCTCGTACTTCTCGACCCACTGCTTGACCTCCGGGCGCGGGTCGTCACCGGAGTAGTGGGCGGTAAAGTACCCGCCGTCCATGGTGGCGTAGTCAAGCTCGGT
Proteins encoded in this window:
- a CDS encoding branched-chain amino acid ABC transporter permease; the encoded protein is MDYFLNQVINGLQLGLVYALIALGYTMVYGIVKLINFAHGDVFMVGAFVGYFGFAHWGLPLPVAILFSMLTCAILGVVIERLAYRPLRYAPRIMALISAIGVSFFLEYFCSLRFVFGPDYRVVERPIQTVTWHLGGVTVTNLQLIIMVTVAAMLIFLQYVVFRTRVGAAMRTVSYDHDAARLMGVDVDRTISITFALGSAMAALGGVLYAIAYPQIQPFMGIMPGLKAFTAAVLGGIGLIPGAVLGALIMGQVETMTAAYISSQLRDAIVFVILIVVLLVRPCGILGRTEPEKV
- a CDS encoding branched-chain amino acid ABC transporter permease, yielding MATKSTTQWFKLLVGVIAVYVLVKVLVQTGLMNSYWQRVLDFGLIMTIGSLGLSLIYGFTGQFSIGHAAWFGLGAYAAGYIGKTVGGGTPAFLLALAVGTLFAALVAYLVGLPVLRLTSDYLGIATLGFGIIVKVVLDNINKVIPSLGGAVGMTGIPQTADFEWIFGFLLLSILLCRNFVYSTFGRACTSIREDEIATSSVGVNPTRYKMMSFVLGCSLAGLAGALYAFRYPFLHPTTFDFLQSFNFLIIVVAGGLGSLTGTVVTGIGWAFLLEGLRFVLGQAFVDFRGVIYALLLIVVVLVRRQGLFGGKEIGLIVPQIGRRERRNAPAGSL